The following coding sequences lie in one Hydrogenophaga sp. PBL-H3 genomic window:
- the clpA gene encoding ATP-dependent Clp protease ATP-binding subunit ClpA, which yields MIAQELEVSLHMAFVEARQQRHEFITVEHLLLALLDNPSAAEVLRACSANIDDLRKSLTNFIKDNTPQVAGTDEVDTQPTLGFQRVIQRAIMHVQSTGNGKKEVTGANVLVAIFGEKDSHAVYYLHQQGVTRLDVVNFIAHGIRKSDPPEPSKSGESAAENEEAGEAKSNEKASPLEQFTQNLNQMAKDGKIDPLIGREYEVERVIQILCRRRKNNPLLVGEAGVGKTAIAEGLAWRITQGDVPEILADSSVFSLDMGALLAGTKYRGDFEQRLKGVLKSLKDRPNAILFIDEIHTLIGAGAASGGTLDASNLLKPALSSGQLKCIGATTFTEYRGIFEKDAALSRRFQKVDVVEPTVQETVDILKGLKSRFEEHHGVKYAVAALQAAAELSAKYINDRHLPDKAIDVIDEAGAAQRILPVSKRKKTISKTEVEEIVAKIARIPPANVSNDDRSKLQTLERDLKSVVFGQDKALEILASSVKMARSGLGKSDKPIGAFLFSGPTGVGKTEAAKQLAYIMGIDLIRFDMSEYMERHAVSRLIGAPPGYVGFDQGGLLTEAVTKKPHCVLLLDEIEKAHPDIFNVLLQVMDHGTLTDNNGRKADFRNVIVIMTTNAGAETMNKATIGFTNPREAGDEMADIKRLFTPEFRNRLDATVSFKALDENVIMRVVDKFLLQLETQLGEKKVEVTFTDALRKHLAKKGFDPLMGARPMQRLIQDTIRRALADELLFGRLTEGGRLTVDIETKHDEAGKEVQEVLLDIQPLPKKEGKAKPEEATAG from the coding sequence ATGATTGCCCAGGAACTTGAAGTCAGCTTGCATATGGCCTTTGTCGAGGCCCGGCAGCAGCGGCACGAATTCATCACGGTCGAGCACCTGCTGCTGGCGCTGCTGGACAATCCCAGCGCCGCCGAAGTGTTGCGCGCCTGCTCGGCCAACATCGACGACCTCCGCAAGTCCTTGACGAACTTCATCAAGGACAACACTCCCCAGGTGGCCGGCACCGACGAGGTGGACACGCAGCCCACGCTGGGTTTCCAGCGCGTGATCCAGCGCGCCATCATGCATGTGCAGTCCACCGGAAACGGCAAGAAGGAAGTCACTGGCGCCAACGTGCTCGTGGCCATCTTCGGCGAGAAAGACTCACACGCCGTGTACTACCTCCACCAGCAGGGCGTGACCCGCCTGGACGTGGTGAACTTCATCGCGCACGGCATTCGTAAGAGCGATCCGCCCGAGCCGTCCAAGTCGGGCGAGAGCGCCGCCGAGAACGAGGAAGCCGGTGAAGCCAAGAGCAACGAAAAGGCCTCTCCGCTGGAGCAGTTCACCCAGAACCTCAACCAGATGGCCAAGGACGGCAAGATCGATCCGCTCATCGGGCGAGAGTACGAAGTCGAGCGCGTGATCCAGATTCTGTGCCGCCGCCGCAAGAACAACCCGCTGCTGGTGGGTGAGGCCGGCGTGGGCAAGACCGCGATCGCCGAGGGCTTGGCCTGGCGCATCACCCAGGGCGATGTGCCCGAGATCCTGGCCGATTCGAGCGTGTTCTCGCTCGACATGGGCGCTCTGTTGGCCGGCACCAAGTACCGCGGTGATTTCGAGCAGCGCTTGAAAGGTGTTCTCAAGTCGCTCAAGGACCGCCCCAACGCGATCCTGTTCATCGACGAGATCCACACCCTGATCGGTGCGGGCGCGGCTTCGGGCGGCACCCTGGACGCGTCCAACCTGCTCAAGCCGGCGCTCTCCAGCGGCCAGCTCAAGTGCATTGGCGCCACCACCTTCACCGAATACCGCGGCATCTTCGAAAAAGACGCGGCACTCAGCCGCCGCTTCCAGAAGGTGGACGTGGTCGAGCCGACCGTGCAGGAAACGGTGGACATCCTCAAGGGTCTGAAGTCTCGCTTTGAAGAGCACCATGGCGTGAAATACGCCGTGGCCGCCCTGCAGGCCGCGGCCGAACTGAGCGCCAAGTACATCAACGACCGCCACCTGCCCGACAAGGCCATCGACGTGATCGACGAGGCCGGTGCGGCCCAGCGCATCCTGCCGGTGTCCAAGCGCAAGAAAACCATCAGCAAGACCGAGGTCGAGGAAATCGTGGCGAAGATCGCGCGTATTCCCCCGGCCAACGTGTCCAACGACGACCGCAGCAAGCTGCAGACGCTGGAGCGCGATCTCAAGAGCGTGGTGTTCGGTCAGGACAAGGCGCTGGAGATCCTGGCCTCGTCCGTCAAGATGGCGCGTTCGGGCCTGGGCAAGAGCGACAAACCGATCGGCGCCTTCCTGTTCAGTGGCCCCACCGGCGTCGGCAAGACCGAAGCCGCCAAGCAACTGGCCTACATCATGGGTATCGACCTGATCCGCTTCGACATGTCGGAATACATGGAACGCCATGCCGTGAGTCGCCTGATCGGTGCGCCTCCGGGCTACGTCGGCTTCGACCAGGGTGGTCTGCTCACCGAGGCCGTGACCAAGAAGCCCCACTGCGTGCTGCTGCTCGACGAAATCGAGAAAGCGCATCCCGACATCTTCAACGTGCTGCTGCAAGTCATGGACCACGGCACGCTGACCGACAACAACGGGCGCAAGGCCGACTTCCGCAACGTCATCGTGATCATGACGACGAACGCGGGTGCCGAGACCATGAACAAGGCGACCATCGGCTTCACCAACCCGCGCGAAGCGGGTGACGAGATGGCCGACATCAAGCGCCTGTTCACACCCGAGTTCCGCAACCGCCTGGACGCCACGGTGAGCTTCAAGGCGCTGGACGAGAACGTCATCATGCGTGTGGTCGACAAGTTCCTGCTGCAACTGGAAACGCAACTTGGCGAGAAGAAGGTCGAGGTCACGTTCACCGATGCCCTGCGCAAGCACCTGGCCAAGAAGGGTTTCGACCCGCTGATGGGCGCACGCCCGATGCAGCGCCTCATCCAGGACACGATTCGCCGCGCCTTGGCCGACGAACTGCTGTTCGGACGCCTGACAGAAGGTGGCCGCCTGACGGTGGACATCGAGACCAAGCACGATGAAGCAGGCAAGGAAGTGCAGGAAGTTCTGCTGGACATCCAGCCGTTGCCCAAGAAGGAAGGCAAGGCCAAGCCCGAAGAGGCCACGGCGGGCTGA
- a CDS encoding DUF1499 domain-containing protein yields the protein MKIALYIVLGAVVVALVAAQMGLLSGQRPADIGIKDGRFKPPSGTRNSVSSQAALYTDHPQRIYAAIDPLPLKGAGAADSLKTLEAVLRAMQDVTVVEQRPDYLYAQAQTRWLKFVDDVEFWANPAGGVIEVRSASRLGQEDFGVNRKRVEAIRAAYLAAP from the coding sequence ATGAAGATCGCGCTCTACATCGTTCTGGGCGCTGTCGTGGTGGCCCTGGTGGCCGCTCAGATGGGCCTGCTGAGTGGTCAGCGGCCTGCTGACATCGGTATCAAGGACGGCCGCTTCAAGCCACCGTCCGGCACCCGCAACAGCGTGAGCAGCCAGGCTGCGCTCTATACCGACCACCCACAGCGCATTTACGCAGCCATCGATCCCCTGCCCCTCAAGGGTGCCGGCGCTGCCGACTCGCTCAAGACTCTGGAAGCCGTGCTGCGGGCCATGCAGGACGTGACCGTCGTTGAGCAGCGCCCGGACTACCTCTACGCGCAGGCGCAAACGCGCTGGCTCAAGTTCGTCGACGACGTGGAGTTCTGGGCCAATCCCGCCGGCGGCGTGATCGAGGTGCGCAGCGCCAGCCGTCTGGGGCAGGAAGACTTCGGAGTGAACCGCAAGCGCGTCGAGGCGATTCGGGCCGCCTACCTCGCGGCACCCTGA